The following proteins are co-located in the Theropithecus gelada isolate Dixy chromosome 19, Tgel_1.0, whole genome shotgun sequence genome:
- the ZNF563 gene encoding zinc finger protein 563 isoform X2 — protein MDTVAFEDVAVNFTQEEWALLGPSQKNLYRYVMQETIRNLDCIRKIWEGQNTEDQNKNPRRNLRCHMVERFSESKDSSQCGEPFSLIRGSIVNNSICPGEDPCQSTECEEVIMGHLSLNSHIRVYAGFKPCEYQEYGEKPHTHKQLGKAFSYHHSFPSRGRPHTGKKRYECKECGKTFSSRRNLRRHMVVQGGNRPYKCKLCGKAFFWPSLLRMHERTHTGEKPYECKHCSKAFPFYSSYLRHERMHTGEKPYECKQCSKALPDSSSYIRHERTHTGEKPYTCKQCGKAFSVSSSLRRHETTHSAEKPYECQQCGKAFHHLGSFQIHMKRHTGDRPHKCKICGKGFDRPSLVRYHERIHTGEKPYECKQCGKALSHSSSFRRHMIMHTGGGPHKCKVCGKAFVYPSVCQRHEKSHTGEKPYECKQCGKALSHSSSFRRHMVMHTGDGPNKCKVCGKAFVYPSVCQRHEKTHWRETI, from the exons ATG GACACAGTGGCCTTTGAGGATGTGGCTGTGAACTTCACCCAGGAGGAATGGGCTTTGTTGGGTCCATCACAGAAGAATTTGTACAGATATGTGATGCAAGAAACCATCAGGAACCTGGACTGTATAA GAAAGATATGGGAAGGCCAGAATACTGAAGATCAGAACAAAAATCCTAGGAGAAATCTAAG ATGTCATATGGTAGAGAGATTCAGTGAAAGTAAAGACAGTAGTCAATGTGGAGAACCATTTAGCCTGATTCGAGGTAGTATTGTGAACAACAGCATATGTCCTGGAGAAGATCCATGTCAAAGCACTGAGTGTGAAGAAGTCATAATGGGTCATTTATCCCTTAATAGCCACATCAGAGTTTATGCTGGATTCAAACCTTGTGAGTATCAGGAATATGGCGAGAAGCCGCATACACATAAACAACTTGGGAAAGCCTTCAGTTATCATCACTCCTTTCCGTCGCGTGGAAGGCCTCACACTGGAAAGAAACGCTATGAGTGTAAGGAATGTGGAAAAACCTTCAGTTCTCGTAGAAACCTTCGAAGACACATGGTAGTGCAAGGTGGAAACAGACCTTATAAATGTAAGTTGTGTGGGAAAGCTTTTTTTTGGCCCAGTTTATTGCGTATGCATGAAAGAAcgcacactggagagaaaccgtaTGAATGTAAGCACTGTTCTAAAGCCTTTCCTTTTTACAGTTCCTATCTAAGACATGAGAGAATGCACACTGGGGAGAAACCGTATGAATGTAAGCAGTGTTCTAAGGCCTTGCCTGATTCCAGTTCCTATATAAGACATGaaagaactcacactggagagaaaccctatacaTGTAAacaatgtgggaaagccttcagtgTTTCCAGTTCCCTTCGAAGACATGAAACCACTCACAGTGCAGAGAAACCCTATGAGTGTCAGCAATGCGGGAAAGCATTTCATCATCTTGGAAGCTTTCAAATACACATGAAAAGGCACACTGGAGATCGACCTCATAAATGTAAGATATGTGGGAAAGGCTTTGATCGTCCCAGTTTAGTTCGATATCATGAacgaattcacactggagagaagccctatgaATGCAAGCAGTGTGGGAAAGCATTATCTCATAGCTCAAGCTTTCGAAGACACATGATAATGCACACTGGAGGTGGACCTCATAAATGCAAGGTATGTGGGAAAGCCTTTGTTTATCCCAGTGTATGTCAAAGACACGAAAAGtctcacacaggagagaaaccctatgaatgcaaGCAGTGTGGGAAAGCATTATCTCATAGCTCAAGCTTTCGAAGACATATGGTAATGCATACGGGAGATGGGCCGAATAAATGCAAGGTATGTGGGAAAGCCTTTGTTTATCCCAGTGTATGtcaaagacatgaaaagactCACTGGAGAGAAACAATATGA
- the ZNF563 gene encoding zinc finger protein 563 isoform X1: MNSDQSATLGSQAAVFKTGTEDTVAFEDVAVNFTQEEWALLGPSQKNLYRYVMQETIRNLDCIRKIWEGQNTEDQNKNPRRNLRCHMVERFSESKDSSQCGEPFSLIRGSIVNNSICPGEDPCQSTECEEVIMGHLSLNSHIRVYAGFKPCEYQEYGEKPHTHKQLGKAFSYHHSFPSRGRPHTGKKRYECKECGKTFSSRRNLRRHMVVQGGNRPYKCKLCGKAFFWPSLLRMHERTHTGEKPYECKHCSKAFPFYSSYLRHERMHTGEKPYECKQCSKALPDSSSYIRHERTHTGEKPYTCKQCGKAFSVSSSLRRHETTHSAEKPYECQQCGKAFHHLGSFQIHMKRHTGDRPHKCKICGKGFDRPSLVRYHERIHTGEKPYECKQCGKALSHSSSFRRHMIMHTGGGPHKCKVCGKAFVYPSVCQRHEKSHTGEKPYECKQCGKALSHSSSFRRHMVMHTGDGPNKCKVCGKAFVYPSVCQRHEKTHWRETI, translated from the exons ATG AATAGTGACCAGAGTGCCACACTGGGATCTCAGGCTGCTGTCTTCAAGACTGGCACAGAG GACACAGTGGCCTTTGAGGATGTGGCTGTGAACTTCACCCAGGAGGAATGGGCTTTGTTGGGTCCATCACAGAAGAATTTGTACAGATATGTGATGCAAGAAACCATCAGGAACCTGGACTGTATAA GAAAGATATGGGAAGGCCAGAATACTGAAGATCAGAACAAAAATCCTAGGAGAAATCTAAG ATGTCATATGGTAGAGAGATTCAGTGAAAGTAAAGACAGTAGTCAATGTGGAGAACCATTTAGCCTGATTCGAGGTAGTATTGTGAACAACAGCATATGTCCTGGAGAAGATCCATGTCAAAGCACTGAGTGTGAAGAAGTCATAATGGGTCATTTATCCCTTAATAGCCACATCAGAGTTTATGCTGGATTCAAACCTTGTGAGTATCAGGAATATGGCGAGAAGCCGCATACACATAAACAACTTGGGAAAGCCTTCAGTTATCATCACTCCTTTCCGTCGCGTGGAAGGCCTCACACTGGAAAGAAACGCTATGAGTGTAAGGAATGTGGAAAAACCTTCAGTTCTCGTAGAAACCTTCGAAGACACATGGTAGTGCAAGGTGGAAACAGACCTTATAAATGTAAGTTGTGTGGGAAAGCTTTTTTTTGGCCCAGTTTATTGCGTATGCATGAAAGAAcgcacactggagagaaaccgtaTGAATGTAAGCACTGTTCTAAAGCCTTTCCTTTTTACAGTTCCTATCTAAGACATGAGAGAATGCACACTGGGGAGAAACCGTATGAATGTAAGCAGTGTTCTAAGGCCTTGCCTGATTCCAGTTCCTATATAAGACATGaaagaactcacactggagagaaaccctatacaTGTAAacaatgtgggaaagccttcagtgTTTCCAGTTCCCTTCGAAGACATGAAACCACTCACAGTGCAGAGAAACCCTATGAGTGTCAGCAATGCGGGAAAGCATTTCATCATCTTGGAAGCTTTCAAATACACATGAAAAGGCACACTGGAGATCGACCTCATAAATGTAAGATATGTGGGAAAGGCTTTGATCGTCCCAGTTTAGTTCGATATCATGAacgaattcacactggagagaagccctatgaATGCAAGCAGTGTGGGAAAGCATTATCTCATAGCTCAAGCTTTCGAAGACACATGATAATGCACACTGGAGGTGGACCTCATAAATGCAAGGTATGTGGGAAAGCCTTTGTTTATCCCAGTGTATGTCAAAGACACGAAAAGtctcacacaggagagaaaccctatgaatgcaaGCAGTGTGGGAAAGCATTATCTCATAGCTCAAGCTTTCGAAGACATATGGTAATGCATACGGGAGATGGGCCGAATAAATGCAAGGTATGTGGGAAAGCCTTTGTTTATCCCAGTGTATGtcaaagacatgaaaagactCACTGGAGAGAAACAATATGA